A stretch of the Ascaphus truei isolate aAscTru1 chromosome 4, aAscTru1.hap1, whole genome shotgun sequence genome encodes the following:
- the LOC142491962 gene encoding uncharacterized protein LOC142491962 yields the protein MWDTIVIGVNACGNSVRDKYHCRKRFDDIRSKLKKKIQDQRVHATGTGGGPTPQRLILTPLEELLRAKLLPVVVEGLAGDRDIGIYPSQFPPVAPGGHVSPEMEQVSSPGSCSSTHLEEHDDEDYDDDDDDAAIDTEIQASDHEEVPIETVLPPNRPATTTYDAIVASEGKIVEAENRRHSDLMTVLERMIALQEETVSQLAHLHRVFIEVPKQLQKINTSFEALVVQQTQANYLRMTNVPQFNLNTSQAGSVHAGQFSPHASDLHSPGPNVTGQVADIAVQVPDDILPLPSVQNQQLTPTKEATKTKQHKQLLLTSFWTQTKKDTHETNQPSLVQCLPTCSHVSVGTSSVREQSLPKSPVGESLAKSPVGESLAKSTVGE from the exons atgtgggacacaatagtcattggtgtcaatgcgtgtgggaatagtgtcagggacaagtatcattgtcggaaaagatttgatgatattaggtcaaaattgaaaaagaaaatacaagaccaacgcgtgcatgctactggcactggaggtgggccgacaccacaacgtctgatattaactccattggaggagctgcttcgggcaaaattacttcccgtcgtcgtggagggattggctggtgaccgtgatattggaatttatccctcacaatttccaccag ttgcccctggaggacatgtgtcacctgagatggaacaagtgtcttcacctgggtcatgcagctcaacacacctagaag aacatgatgatgaggattatgatgatgatgatgatgatgccgccatagacacagaaatacaagcaagtgaccatgaagaggttccaattgaaactgttttaccgccaaatcgtccagcaactaccacatacgatgcaattgtagcttctgagggaaaaattgtggaagcagaaaatcgtcgccattctgacctgatgacagtgctggaaaggatgattgcactgcaggaagaaacagtatcacaattggcacatctccacagagtcttcattgaagtgcctaaacagttgcaaaaaatcaacacctcattcgaagcattagttgttcagcaaacccaagcaaattacttgagaatgactaatgtaccacaattcaacttgaacacctcacaggcaggatctgtacatgctggtcagttttcaccacatgcatctgatcttcattccccaggtccgaatgttaccggtcaagtagcagacattgctgtgcaggttcctgacgacatcctaccgctgccatctgtacaaaatcagcagctgacacctacaaaggaggcgacaaaaacaaaacagcacaagcagttactactgaccagtttttggacacaaacaaaaaaagacacacatgaaacaaaccaaccatcacttgtgcagtgtctaccaacttgctcacatgtgtcagtgggcacaagctctgtccgtgaacagtcactgcccaaaagccctgtaggtgagtcactggccaaaagccctgtaggtgagtcactggccaaaagcacTGTAGGTGAGtaa